The Nitrospira sp. sequence ATCTGTCTGTCCTGCTCCGAACAATGCTGCAGCAGGTGCAGGAGCGGCAGCGTAGCCTTTCCCTGGCGGAGGTCCTGGCCGATCGTTTTTCCGAGCGACTCGCCGTTCGCGGTATAATCCAACGTATCGTCGGCAACCTGGAACGCAATGCCGAGGTACTGACCGAAGCGGAACAACGCATTCTGCTGTGTCTCCGAGGCTTCGGCCAGAATGGCGCCCATTCGGCAGGAAGCGGCGATCAATCCGGCGGTTTTGTGCTCGACGATCTTGATGTAGTCAATCTCCGGCATCGAGGGGTTTCCGTTGTAATACAGCTGAAGGACTTCACCTTCAGCCATTTTTTTACAGGCATCGGCGAGGACTTCATTGATTCCTTGACTCTGGAACTCGACGACTTTGCACATCGCCTTGGTATAGAGATAGTCGCCGACTAGAATGCTGATCTGGTTTCCCCAAACCTTTCGAGCGGTTCGCCTGCCCCTCCGAATATCGGCATCATCCACCACATCGTCGTGTAACAGGGTTGCGGTGTGAATGTATTCCACAATGCTGCCCAGCTGATGGTGCTCGGATCCCGGATACCCGCAGAGGCGGGCCGACAGGAGTAAAAGCAGGGGTCTGATGCGCTTGCCGCCGCCGCTCAAGATATGGGCGGCAACCGTGTTGACCAGGGTCACGCTGGAGTCCAGGTTCTTTCGGACTCGATCTTCAACTCCATCCAGCTCGGCGCGATAGGCTTCCCACACATCGGCCATACTGTGCAGGGTGGCAATTACTGGACCTTGTGTCATGCCGCGGATGGTATGGCAGCCGAGGAAATAAAGTCAAGCAAATGACGGCGATAAGAACACGCAATCTTGACAGAAGAATGACCCATCCAGTAAGGTCTGTCCCACCGTGACAATCGCCTGAGAATCGGCCTGAGGACTATGGGGTTCAATTCACCCAAAGTTTCTCTCTCGCGTCATTCTCCATTCAATAGGAAAACGCTCGATCTTTAAACGAGATAGACACATGAATCTTCCCGGTTTCCCCCGTCAGCAAGGGCTCTATGATCCCCGACATGAGAAGGATTCTTGTGGGATCGGCTTCGTCGTCAACATCAAAGGGAAGAAGTCCCACGACATTGTGCGGAAAGGGCTTCAAGTACTGGAGAATCTGACTCATCGCGGAGCGCAGGGATGCGATCCATGCACCGGGGACGGAGCCGGTATTCTGTTGCAAGTCCCGCACACCTTTCTGAAACGGGTCGCCGGCGATGCCGGTGTGTCATTGCCCGGGGAGGGCGAGTATGGGGTGGGGCAGTTGTTCCTGCCACCGAATGCGGATTCCCGCCGCCTGTGCGAGCGGCTGTTCACTGAAATCATCGGTGAAGAAGGCCTGCGCCTGCTCGGCTGGCGTGATGTACCCGTCAAGAGCGATCAAATCGGTGAACAAGCGCGCACCACGGAGCCGTTCATGCGGCAAATCTTCATCGCGCGCGACGCGTTGAATGAGGCCCAGTTTGAACGAAAGCTCTATGTGATCCGCAAGCGGGTCGAACAAGCAGTGGAACAGTCGGCGATTCAAGGACGAGAACACTTCTACGTGTCGAGCTTGTCGGCCAATACCATCGTCTACAAGGGGCTCCTGCTTCCCCATCAAATGGCGGCATACTACCAGGATCTCACCGACGAACGGATGGTGAGCGCACTGGCGCTGGTGCACTCGCGTTTCAGCACGAATACCTTTCCCACGTGGCCGCGCGCGCATCCCTATCGGTATGTGTGCCACAACGGCGAGATCAATACCCTGAAGGGCAACGTCAATTGGATGAAGGCGCGTCAGGGCCGTCTCCACTCCGAACTGTTCGGCAAGGACATGGAGAAACTGTTCCCGATCGTCTCCGAGAATCAAAGCGATTCGGCCTGTCTGGACAATACGCTTGAATTTCTGCTGCTCGGCGGACGTTCGCTGCCGCACGCCATGATGATGTTGATTCCCGAGCCGTGGGTCGCGAATTCGCAAATGGATTTGGATCGCCGGGGTTTTTATCAGTATCACGCGGCCATGATGGAGCCGTGGGACGGGCCGGCGGCCGTGTGCTTTACCGACGGCAAGATGATCGGCGCAACGTTGGATCGCAATGGACTCCGCCCGTGCCGCTACCAAGTGATGACGGATGGAACGGTCGTGCTGGCGTCGGAAGCCGGAGTGCTCCCGGCCCCGGCAAAGGACATTCGGATGAAGGGCCGGCTCATGCCCGGACGCATGTTCTTGGTCGATACGGTACAGGGCCGGATTATCGATGATGAAGAGATCAAAGCCGATATCGTCAAACGGAAGCCGTATCGAAGCTGGGTGACGCAATACGGTGTGTCGCTCGACGAGCTGCCGGAACCGTTGAACGTGCCGCAGCCCGATCACCCCACGATCAGGCAACGGCAGCAGGCATTCGGCTACACGGTGGAAGAGTTGAAGATGGTCATCACGCCCATGATCGTCAACGGCGAGGAACCGGTGTCGTCGATGGGGACCGACACGCCTCTGGCGGTGCTGTCGAATCGGCCGCAGCTGTTGTTCAAGTATTTCAAGCAATTGTTCGCCCAGGTCACGAATCCGCCCATTGACCCGATTCGCGAGCAGCTGGTGATGTCGCTGGTCACGAACATCGGGCCGAAGCCCAATCTGATGGATGAGTCGCCCGAATCGTGCCGGCGGATCAAAGTGCAACAACCGATTTTGACGAACGCCGATCTCCAAAAGATCCGCGGAATTTCGGACCCGAACTTCAAGAGTAAGACGCTCCGCATGTTGTTCCGTGTGGCCGAAGGGGCGGACGGTCTTGGCGCAGCGGTCGACGAGCTGTGCCGGGAGGCGTCGCAGGCGATCAAAGAAGGCTACAAATTCTTGATCCTCAGTGATCGCGGAGTCGACGAGGCCTGGGCACCGATTCCCAGCCTCCTCGGTATTTCGGCTGTCCACCACCACTTGGTGCGGGAATGCTCGAGAACCGAAGTCGGACTCATCCTGGAAACCGGGGAACCGCGTGATGTGCATCAATTCGCTTGCTTGATCGGTTACGGCGCCGGGACGATCAATCCCTATCTCGTCTTCGAAACGCTCGTCGATATGGAACGCGACGAGTATTTGCCGGAAGGGCTCGACGCACAAACAGCGGAAGGCAAGTTCATCAAGGCGATCAATAAGGGCCTGCTCAAAATCTTCTCCAAGATGGGCATCTCGACCGTGCAATCCTACTGCGGGGCGCAGATTTTCGAGGCCATCGGATTGAATCATGACCTGATCGATCGGTACTTTACGGGGACGGCGTCGCGCATCGAAGGAGTGGGCATCGGCGAGATCGGCGAGGAAACGTTACGCCGGCATCGGACGGCCTACGAACCGGCGGCGATCCGCCAACTGGATTTTGGCGGAGAGGTTCATTACCGCATTCAGAGCGAGCATCACAATTGGAATCCTGACACGATCTACAAATTGCAGCATGCCAGCCGCGCGAACGACGCGAAGACCTATGCG is a genomic window containing:
- a CDS encoding polyprenyl synthetase family protein, with product MTQGPVIATLHSMADVWEAYRAELDGVEDRVRKNLDSSVTLVNTVAAHILSGGGKRIRPLLLLLSARLCGYPGSEHHQLGSIVEYIHTATLLHDDVVDDADIRRGRRTARKVWGNQISILVGDYLYTKAMCKVVEFQSQGINEVLADACKKMAEGEVLQLYYNGNPSMPEIDYIKIVEHKTAGLIAASCRMGAILAEASETQQNALFRFGQYLGIAFQVADDTLDYTANGESLGKTIGQDLRQGKATLPLLHLLQHCSEQDRQMIKDRMETRTLSTSDLERILLLMADFGSITYAMDRARAYIAAAKHELDRFDDSTARRALSVAADYMITRDR
- the gltB gene encoding glutamate synthase large subunit translates to MNLPGFPRQQGLYDPRHEKDSCGIGFVVNIKGKKSHDIVRKGLQVLENLTHRGAQGCDPCTGDGAGILLQVPHTFLKRVAGDAGVSLPGEGEYGVGQLFLPPNADSRRLCERLFTEIIGEEGLRLLGWRDVPVKSDQIGEQARTTEPFMRQIFIARDALNEAQFERKLYVIRKRVEQAVEQSAIQGREHFYVSSLSANTIVYKGLLLPHQMAAYYQDLTDERMVSALALVHSRFSTNTFPTWPRAHPYRYVCHNGEINTLKGNVNWMKARQGRLHSELFGKDMEKLFPIVSENQSDSACLDNTLEFLLLGGRSLPHAMMMLIPEPWVANSQMDLDRRGFYQYHAAMMEPWDGPAAVCFTDGKMIGATLDRNGLRPCRYQVMTDGTVVLASEAGVLPAPAKDIRMKGRLMPGRMFLVDTVQGRIIDDEEIKADIVKRKPYRSWVTQYGVSLDELPEPLNVPQPDHPTIRQRQQAFGYTVEELKMVITPMIVNGEEPVSSMGTDTPLAVLSNRPQLLFKYFKQLFAQVTNPPIDPIREQLVMSLVTNIGPKPNLMDESPESCRRIKVQQPILTNADLQKIRGISDPNFKSKTLRMLFRVAEGADGLGAAVDELCREASQAIKEGYKFLILSDRGVDEAWAPIPSLLGISAVHHHLVRECSRTEVGLILETGEPRDVHQFACLIGYGAGTINPYLVFETLVDMERDEYLPEGLDAQTAEGKFIKAINKGLLKIFSKMGISTVQSYCGAQIFEAIGLNHDLIDRYFTGTASRIEGVGIGEIGEETLRRHRTAYEPAAIRQLDFGGEVHYRIQSEHHNWNPDTIYKLQHASRANDAKTYAEFAQLINDESQRRSNLRGLFDFKFAPQPISIDEVEPAKDIVKRFNTGAMSFGSISKEAHETLAIAMNRLGGKSNTGEGGEDPERFKPLPNGDSKNSYIKQVASARFGVTAHYLVNARELQIKMAQGAKPGEGGQLPGHKVDENIARFRYATPGVQLISPPPHHDIYSIEDLAQLIFDLKNSNPEAGVSVKLVAEVGVGTVAAGVAKAHADKVLISGDSGGTGASPLSSIKYAGIPWELGLAETHQTLVLNDLRGRIRVETDGQMKTGRDVVIATLLGAEEYGFATAPLIVEGCIMMRKCHLNTCPVGIATQDPELRKKFNGKPEHIVNYLFFVAEEARQLMAKLGFRTINEMVGRVDKLKITKAVDHWKAKGLDLSPLLVMPDVGPNVARYCVQKQDHGLDHILDNELVELCRPAIDKGEKVNVQLPIRNVNRTTGTVLSSKIAKKYGLEGLPEDTISIKFNGSAGQSFGAFLARGITLTLEGESNDYIGKGLSGGKIIVYPPKDALYDPEETILIGNTSLYGATQGEAYFYGRAGERFAVRNSGAHAVVEGTGDHGCEYMTGGVVVVLGGTGRNFAAGMSGGVAFVLDDGGTFQSRCNTGMVELEPVTTKEDKQLLHGLITKHFMYTGSRKAKQVLDAFDATVPKFVKVMPVDYKRVMEERKRKASAVH